Within Vicia villosa cultivar HV-30 ecotype Madison, WI linkage group LG1, Vvil1.0, whole genome shotgun sequence, the genomic segment CTAAGACTTAGACAATTCGCGGAAAATTGcatgaagtactgaagcttagtatGTTTCCGCATTATTTTCGAATATAGttatactgccacgcgtcgaaaaggactcgagcgagaagatttgaattgcgaaacggtttccATAAACTGCACATCGACAGATGGCGTTCCCAGggttctcgtggataacgtggcattagattattgtacgaccgttagggtcgaatttagtataaataggagtcttaatgataggatttcgtgtgttcattttgtacaaattactcacatattgctcaagtatcaagtgttaagagaaagagttcgctgagaaatgtacgtatgacaccaccaatttgaatacatgtgtatttacttttatcaaatgtcttttattttctttacttcTCTTTCCTTGTTTACacttttactttcgaagtcatttaaTTTCCATGCACTTTAACTTTCTCgcaatttacattcttgcacgttaatTCTCTTGCAATTTACAATTTCGCAATTTACATATGTTctcttattacgatttatgcTTCGAAATTACACTAACTTATGCAATTAGCGTCGTATCGAATGATTAACCATTTGAACATAAGTttcttgaaatcaaaacaaacaggtatgaaccaaatcacatcaataaaccttttgtttgactatgtcctaggatcaatctagtcgatcctgcgagtaaccaaatcatatttattatagtttggaagactagcggttgtttaccggaaatcaccgtaaacagaagtagcattgcaagtttctacacaagtcataggattttgaaaatttgagacttgacttacgttttgctcggtgaagaatttggtaagttgaacatcttgcgtttcccggttttgttgaatggctgaagagaattgcatgaattgattcatggtttcctctaactcagagggccctctttgataaccttgattataatgtgaaatctcttgttgttgatattcatggttagccctatgatactccatcgcatcatccggtgtgcaccatccgagatcatgaaactcattaacttgaggtgtgaactgtgacacattttgaaggagatactccattttttggaataggatctcgttttgagcatgaattgcagcatttatatttgggtcaaacattccgacaaacaaaaatctacaaaactagcaaacaagtgaaataacaggataaataataataataataataataataaaattaaaagaaataaaaataaaaattaaaagattattgcaataacaaaatctaaaataaagtaactaactaaaaatctaaaataaaggaactaaactaaaaatctaaaataaaggaactaaactaaaaatttaaaattaagtaaataaacaaaaaaaatcaaaaattaagtaaataactcaaaataatacgactattgcaatgcgtgcaatattgacaccaatccccggcaacgacgccaatttgttgaaagtatttgtgggtaaatattttcgttatatatcgtatccacagggattggtttaatattactgtcgttctatagttggttattttgagtgagaaaaatagttgagtttgtttgtttgttctcaAATTTCATATTACAGAATAATAAATGACTGATAAAAAACTTAAAGAAGAATAACAATGGTAaacgaatatgttgagttctagggttcatcaacctattcctatacaatttattaattaaaccttattcgaacaatcatttgaatttttatcttcacttatcctcaaatatgattccatgtctgcaaatcaaattagataaacttctaccagtatgagattcgatctctccaaatatcaatatcgataatagtaataaagaacgataattatgaaaacccaatcacaattccatctctgcaaattgagattgaatcaatatagtaacctagggcaacagttagaatcctttctttcgatcaaagactccacaatgatttaagataaaaacaaggtttcttattgataataaattcaaacaattgttcataggaattaatcaacggtattgtatattcataagttaactactatcttaaactcaacaagaggaatttagctctccatagacatgaagaacaaacaaggtttcatggatggattcatcttcatcaagggaatgtcttcaattgatgtggagttctccgtcggatgttgtttgctgttctggattaggattgctctctgaatttcgctcacaaaagtcTCTCTTCCAAAAGTTGTggtttatgaggattagggcttgtatttatagactttttCTTTATAACGCACTCATCGCGGCGCGACACGGGCTGACGCGACGCGAGCTCAAGACAGAAGGTTTCGCGCGTCTCGCCTCTGATTGGCGCGGCTCGCCACTTGCTTTAACCCAATTCTTTGTGATTCCACTTCTTCAGAGTTTCTACGCTTGCGTGTTCCTTCGTCCttgcttcttaacttcaatatctgcacaaataacacccaaagtgatgcaagtcgttctacaattaacatcgaacctcgaaagttcaattctaactataaaacccttaaaaatcaaaagatatattcacttttatctcaaaaggtagttaatttaacagatgaaaataccattaattcactcctaacacgtTGCGCGCTTGGGCGGTTTGATATGCAAGTTCCTTGGCGCGAAGCAAgctagagggcgcgacgcgccctggacagaaaacaaAATTTCTATATAAAGAGAAAATCAGATATTTTGTGGGAGATTCATCTTTTTCATAGCTCAATACACCATTTTCTACTGAAGCAAACTGAGAAGTGAAGaatcgaagctttgatcgtcgattaatcgccgtagatgcttggtattcttcatccttaccttattgagcaagctaccatgtttatggatagctaaatctcttttgtatcaaaataagatgtaatcttcatttacttttgtatgtttttcttgggaatatatgtgtatgaacaagtgatgatcaatatagatggtttagtttatttattaaagcttttctatggtataaatgtttgagacatcaatgtttgtacctTGATTAaattttatcatctatcaaactataaattgcagacatggatttagcgtttgatattTACGTTGTATCGGTTTATAaaatgttatttgtattgtttaagcgGTGGAGAAATcggcggttaaacaatacggtaaatctagctatattgttgcggacacggacggtatagacgtcgatacgtaattatattgattgtTAACAagttcacatatatatatatatatatatatatatatatatatatatatatatatatatatatatatatatatatatatatttataggttgacatacaaagttaggtcggtgaaatcgaatcttgatacattctcttaaacttagaactttcttaattttattccttgCTACTAATTTGTTGAATGATCTTATACCAAACCCAAAGTAACCTTAACTCAAGAAAACATAGACTATAGAACGGTGGTggtatcgcaataatccctgtggaaacgatataatctaaaagtactccaatatactttcaaTATTCTCCTCTTATGAAGCTGAGTAGACAAACGAATAAACTTCTTGTATACTTGACGGGAACTggagtaaaaataaaaaagatagcaAGAGGACAATGAAGGTTATATGTTCATGGGCCCTTCTTTTATAGGTAGAGGCGTGATGGTCTTTGATAAAAACGCCAAAACTAGGGTGTGGGAAGATGAATTTAGGTTTGGTTTTGTTTCTcagaatgaggaagaagatttcTCCAGTTGGGTAAAGGCCAAAAATTGTTGCTCTGTCAAATAACATGGGGGTAACCATTCCGTATGGAAGATGAAATGTGATTTTCTAGGTTTCTCAAAAACAAATAGCAGCAACCAACATGTGAGAATTATACTAAGAAGCTGGAAAAATGACATCTCGAAATGGACAACTGGcattgaatttttcaaaaaaatttaaatcaaaagATTTCTTTTAGTATGATTTAATTTTATGACCAATGATTATCCTAGGAAATCGGAGTGTTGATGACAATTTTCACACACGTCCGTGACGTGACAGTTTGGTTAAAAGTGGTCATAATAACTGTGACATGTGCAGACTATCTTGAATAGTGTCGAACAGTTACTAAAAACACCACCTTTCTTATAACGCATACATATGAAAGAAACATGTTAAGGACACATCTGTTATCTTGGAAATTTCGGATGAAGGATTCGACAGAGAATGATATAATAACCAAGTTTGAAAATGCTAAGAGTAAAGAGACTCAATCATAGTTTTGACAGACTAACCATGTTGACTAAGATGGTTTGACTAAATTATTAGATGAATTAGGACATAGTGTATTTTAATACCCACGAAGCATGGTTTGGAAGAGTCTTAGGAATAGATCCACAAGAGTAAAAGCACTTTCTCTTCAAAATATGACCAGAATCTCGAAAACTTTTTCACAAATCATCTCTTCCACAAAGTGCCGAGTTCGACACGTCTATAAGATGTTGGGGACTTAGTGTGTCTTTAGTCTAGGAGTCAGCCATAAAAGGGATGTTTCGACAACACTATATGAGTCGACCAGAGACTCTTGACAAAGGAAGTTAGGGGTTTTAAAGGCAATTATCAGCGTGATTGATggtttgcaacaatttaagcATTGAAGAAGCGTGGGAGAAAACGAGAAGGTTAAATCCCAGATAAGGTGATATATGTCAAGTTTTTTGGAGATAACAAATGTCGACAGTTAACAATGTATTAGTATATAAGTTGAtcttatttttgtgatcaaaggtcccaaatttcatttatttatagaACTAAAGTTTCCATGTCACAAAGAGAAATAATTTGAGAGAAAATGTATGGGTATGCGTCTTTTCTTTACTTGTTTAAGTCTTTTTAATTGAAGCATTTACTTTAATGACATTTATTatgcttttttctatttttttattccaAAGCAATCATGTATTGTTTCAATTAGAGTTTATGTAAAGTTTTTCAACATTTAAGCATTTAAGTTCCAATCACAAACACTTTACGTGGTAAATACCTTTTTTGCACAAATTGTCCTTACGATTTTTTTAGAGTTTAATCCATTAAGTGAACTAAAACGTGTGGTTTGATTTACTTAAAATACTAGAAAATAACTACTAGCACGTGGTGGAAAGTATTGCATTTTGTATCACACACTCTGTTACCACGAAACACGAACCATGGTGAAATCTTTCTCTCAACATTGTCAATAGATATTTTTTGtagtaatttttaaatatattttgtagtagtgtttGAATACGTTTGGATTTTTTCCGATTACAAAATATGGAGATGGATCAGGTAATGGAAACAATCCTACCCACTAGGCAGGTCAAGGAGGATACATTAGAAGGTGTGATTTTAAAATCTTGGCTCGTCCTAAAAAAATTGCATGCAAAATCGACATGCCTCGTGGGTTAGACCTGTTTTACCATCTCTAGTACCCACTTAGAAACCATCCTATTTATGTTATTATGTACTTTATCATTTAGTTtggataatttagaatattaaatttaTGACCAAtgctttgatattttgatttgtactttattacataaaatattttaaatttatataaagaaTTTTTTgagataattttatttattattcataatgtaatttgatgttgagaaaatgaaatatttatatttgaaaaattGATTCTAATACATAGATGGTGGCAGAACAAAGATATTCGAACTCAATCTTAATATATTTGAGATGAATTAAAGTTTTAATTCGTTATCTCCCTTGGAGATTTAGGTAGGGAATATGATTTTTTCGATGATTTGGGTTTAGATATATATAGGAGAGTTATTAAGCGTTTCTGACCCGCCCTATTATCATGTCTATTTCTAATCTTAAAGAGAATGGTTTTACCTAATCAATGatagtttgtttttaaaatgattttttaataatgtatatttttcattaaaaattattaaaataatttttttgaaaaaaacagttTGCAATGACAAATcggtataaataatatttataagaagttatttcaaatattttaaattttttaccatggcttattttttaatttatcaaaattaacaacatttttatcaaaatttcatcattttatcgaaatttcaaaaaaacacctaatttttaacctatttcaaatatatttttataaaaatcatttatgaAATACAacgaaaaaattgtgattttgtttatgttttgatctttaattatgtatgtttatattACATGATGTTAAAATTAgtgttttaatttagaaaaaattaatataaaaaaatttgtagtattttcaaaaacaattttttaaaatttattttccaaaatacaaagaaaaaaatcagTTTGTAATATAACTTACATATCCCTaattcaatgtcataatcatttcTGTCATTATCCCTaattcaatgtcataatcatatCTGTCATTATCCCTaattcaatgtcataatcatttttgttatctaataatatttttaaatctttGAGTAATAACATTCCTTTTCCGTTAGTCTTGTTTTTTAATCtcacaattattttatatttcctTTGATAAATTTAAAAGAGTGCCTCTTGATTCTCAAAGTATTTTTTTAAGCTTTTGATCTATAGTAAATTGTGACACAGTCAAATCTCTTTCAAACCCCATTATTTATGACTCTGCACTAAGTTCACATGGATATTGTTCTGTTAAGAAACCATATGATAGTAAACAATATtgagtttaatggatatgcactgacagtgtaaaatagttttacactgtcatccaatagaaaactacaaatctgccatgtcattaaaaaaaatttaaaataaaagagggctttaattggatacatggttgtgattgattgacagtgtaaaactattttacactgtcagtgcatcacccattttctcaacAATATTTCCTCACCAttattaatgatgcatgttaGTTTGGAGCGGTTACATATAAGttaattttatcataaaattttattatataatatttttgtaataaaatctgaTTATCTAACTCCTCGATTATTATAAAAATCGAAAGAATAAATcgtttaatttacaaataaaaaataaaataaaagccttAACTTTTTTATACTAACTATCTCATATCGTTAAAGCCTTGGCCCATATCTCTTTCTCTTCGATGACTATTATATACACCGTTCCTCATTTCACAACTTCATCATCCAATTCCATCTTTCTCATTCTCACTCTCACACTCCATTTGCCATAACAATTACTTGCCCCATTTTCTTTCTTCAATGGCACACAGGAACTTGTCTATCATGAACATAGGAATAGTATTAGTGGTGTTACTTTGGAGTTTTGGATTTGGAAATGCACAACAAGTACCTTGCTATTTTATATTTGGAGACTCTTTGACTGATAATGGTAACAACAACCACCTCACTACTATAGCGAAAGCTAATTACGCTCCTTATGGAATTGACTTTCCTGACGGATCAAGCGGAAGGTTTTCCAATGGAAAAACTTCCGTTGATGTAATTGGTGAGattctacattttaattttaatacattttgATGACATACAAATTCTTTAATTAGTATATAGCTAGGTATACATGCATTGCGAGTAATTAATTATCTAGTCTAACATTTCCttgaaatatataatttaacAGCTGAGCAATTGGGATTCAACGGTTATATATCTTCGTATGCATCAGCTAGAGATCGAGAAATACTCAGAGGAGTTAATTATGCTTCGGCAGCTGCTGGAATTAGAGAGGAAACTGGAAAACAATTGGTACCTATTTCATTCTAATGTGAATTATATActgtcattttttcttcattGTTCTAAATGGTCGTTGTTGTTTCTAATTTGTAGGGACAAAGAATTAGTTTTAGAGTTCAAGTGCTAAATTACCAAAAGACAGTGTCTCAGTTAGGAAATATTTTTGGAGATGAGAATACTACTTCAAATTATCTAAGCAAATGCATTTATACAATTGGATTGGGAAGTAATGATTACCTTAACAACTATTTCATGCCTCAAATCTATTCTAGCAGTAGACAATTCACACCACAAGAGTATGCTAATGTTCTTCTTCAAGCATATGCTCAACAACTCAGGGTTAATTActccctttttttctttttcagtgTCTAGTAATAATTTGTTACAAAGTCACGAATTTAAAGCtcaatttttgtgtttgtgattcAGATTCTATATGACTATGGTGCAAGGAAAGTTGCATTATTTGGAGTTGGTCCAATAGGTTGCAGTCCAAGTGAATTGGCTCAAAATAGTTCAGATGGTAGAACATGTGTAGCTAGAATCAATTCGGCAAATCAATTGTTCAACAATGGATTAAAATCACTTGTTGATCAATTCAATAACCAATTTCCTGATGCAAGATTCATCTATGTAAATGTTTATGGTATCTTTGGAGACATCATAAGCAATCCATCATCCTATGGTAATAATTTTCTCCCTAAGAAATTAATTCTTAATTTATCATTTAGTTAATGTCATTTAATTCTTGATTTATCATTCCAATTTTCAGGTTTCAGTGTAACAAATGTTGGATGTTGCGGTGTAGGAAGAAACAATGGGCAAATTACATGTTTGCCCCGACAAAGTCCATGTAAGGATAGAAATGAGTACTTGTTTTGGGATGCATTTCATCCAACAGAAGCAGGAAACACAGTTATTGGTAAAAGAGCTTACAATGCTCAATTTGCTTCTGATGCTTACCCTTTTGATATCAATCACTTAGCACAAATTTAAAGAGTATTTAGTGGTGCTACAAAGTTATGCCACAATTATTGTCTAAAATGTGTTCTTCATTAGAAGGTGTCTAACAAACGtctcaattttctcttttatttttttcttgtgAGCAACAAGTCTAAGTGTAATTTTTCTCAAATAAATTTATGTAATACTTATATTTTtgcataatatttaataataggGAATCCTATTTATTGCAAAAGATACTTAATTGAAAATGGATAAATTGACAAGAtttttttttggagtgtgaaataGAAAATTCATTTTGCAATTTGTCCCTTGTTTAAATTCTAATAATTCAATAAATTGAATAGCAAAAAAAAATCTacattttgtataattttttttaatgaaagtaGTTTTTTTATCGTTAATATATTAATACTATCTAGATTTAAATAGTCATTTAGTCCGTGTAAATTGAggtattttttattttcgtccgtgggtatttttttttttttgcaaatgatTCCTAGATGTTAAAatttttttggttttagtccTGGAAATTAAAATCCGACAGAAAATTCATAGGAAAGATTTTCCAACAGATTTATGTTTTAGGAACTAAAGTCAAATGAAATTCAACATTtaagaattttataaaaaaaacaaaaaaactgaccaacttataagaaaaaaaacaacTTAAGCTTAATATCTAATACAAGATTGTTTTTAGATAAGCAAAGTATATTAAAGGAGCCCAAGTGGTGTTCAACTTCAAACCTCAAAacaaacaacataatcaactgaCCACACAACAGAAAGCTACGCACTAGCAAAACATAAAGCTGGATTAAAGTTCTACTCTTCCCACTTATGGTTCAAAGACCTCTTAAAGTTAAGCTTAAAACCAATCCCAAGTCAACAACTCAATACTCATCAAGATGTTCAAACTAGTTTAAATACTACCATTGAACAAGATTTTATTGCCGCACAGCCCCAAAACTCAACAAACCACAGACTAGCAAAAAGAATAGAGGTTGAAGTCCAATTTTCACTTAACATGCtcacaaaaggaaagaaatggggaTGGGACGGACTCACCAACTGGAACCTTTGACAAAGCTAACCAAGAACATACCTATTTCCTCGCCGAAATGCCCATTGTGCAGTCAATAAAAACATGCAAGTCTTCTTCGACATTCGACCAACAAAACAGACAAACAATATTGTGGCTACTTGATAACTTATTATTTGTGAGAGATTAAAGTCTTTAacacttgattttattttgttgttagcaaactttattatgttaatttaagtttatttttttgttttagttCATTTTGTGTAAGGGTACAATATgtgctctttttttttgaattttatgtatttgttACATGATAAGTACAATATGTATTTAATTTCATGATAAGTTCTCATTCAACACAAATGAAGTATCACTTTAACCCTAATTTTCAACAAAGTCTTAGATTCAAAGGAGGTAATAaggaattaaaatttataatattaggGAAAATGTGAAAACATATTGGAGTTCAAGTGAGTTAGAAACATGTATGGATAAGATCAAGCactcactacaagaaaaaatTCTACAAATACTTATATGCATAAAATTGTATGCGTTGTTGTATCTTTGTGCAACATGCACATCATAGGACATGTTGTCTCatgctgtttacggtgatttccggtaaacaaccgctagtcctccaaactataaaatatactttggttactcgtaggatcgactagattgatcctaggacatagtcaaacaaatgtcttttgaaaggattcgattcatgtttgcctgttctgacttcgagaaaacttgttttgtGACTCGATCTTATGAATGTTCACTTGAAACAATACTGGTCATACGAGTTAATGTAACTttcaaagaaacataaataaaagcatgtaaattgcataaaaaataaagtgcagaaatataacatgcagtaatgtaaaatgcaggaatataaagtgcttcgaaatgaaagtttagACGCAACGAAAGAAATGCAAGAAGATAAATAACAGGAAGTAAAtgaaagcagtaataatgaaaagatacttgaataaaggaaaacacaaacgtattta encodes:
- the LOC131621921 gene encoding GDSL esterase/lipase At1g29670-like → MAHRNLSIMNIGIVLVVLLWSFGFGNAQQVPCYFIFGDSLTDNGNNNHLTTIAKANYAPYGIDFPDGSSGRFSNGKTSVDVIAEQLGFNGYISSYASARDREILRGVNYASAAAGIREETGKQLGQRISFRVQVLNYQKTVSQLGNIFGDENTTSNYLSKCIYTIGLGSNDYLNNYFMPQIYSSSRQFTPQEYANVLLQAYAQQLRILYDYGARKVALFGVGPIGCSPSELAQNSSDGRTCVARINSANQLFNNGLKSLVDQFNNQFPDARFIYVNVYGIFGDIISNPSSYGFSVTNVGCCGVGRNNGQITCLPRQSPCKDRNEYLFWDAFHPTEAGNTVIGKRAYNAQFASDAYPFDINHLAQI